Proteins from a genomic interval of Lysobacter stagni:
- a CDS encoding response regulator: protein MTIRVFIVDDHSLVRTGMRMILSGETDIEVVGDVESGEEAMPLIRRLKPDVVLCDLHLPGLSGLEVTERVVKGDHGTRVIIVSVLQDGPMPKRLLEAGASGYVGKGGDAGELLRAIREVARGRRFLASGIAQSMALAGIDGDGSPFDLLSPREMEIALLLVQGLRQDDIAKRLSLSAKTVNTHKTRLFEKLEIHDTIALARLASRYGVIDPTQAI, encoded by the coding sequence ATGACGATCCGGGTGTTCATCGTGGACGACCATTCGCTGGTGCGGACCGGCATGCGCATGATCCTGTCGGGCGAGACCGACATCGAAGTCGTGGGCGATGTGGAAAGCGGCGAAGAGGCCATGCCGCTGATCCGCAGGCTCAAGCCCGACGTCGTCCTGTGCGATCTGCATCTGCCCGGATTGAGTGGTCTGGAAGTCACCGAGCGCGTGGTCAAGGGCGACCACGGTACGCGCGTCATCATCGTCTCGGTGCTGCAGGACGGTCCGATGCCCAAACGCCTGCTGGAAGCGGGCGCATCGGGTTACGTGGGCAAGGGCGGGGATGCCGGCGAGCTGCTGCGTGCGATACGCGAGGTCGCGCGCGGCCGGCGTTTCCTGGCCAGTGGCATCGCGCAGAGCATGGCGCTCGCGGGCATCGATGGCGACGGCTCGCCGTTCGATCTGCTTTCGCCGCGCGAGATGGAGATCGCCCTGCTGCTGGTCCAGGGGCTGCGCCAGGACGATATCGCCAAGCGCCTGAGCCTGAGCGCCAAGACCGTGAACACGCACAAGACGCGCCTGTTCGAGAAGCTGGAGATCCACGACACCATCGCGCTTGCGCGACTGGCCAGTCGTTACGGCGTGATCGATCCGACCCAGGCGATCTGA